Proteins encoded by one window of Venturia canescens isolate UGA chromosome 2, ASM1945775v1, whole genome shotgun sequence:
- the Nup107 gene encoding nuclear pore complex protein Nup107 has protein sequence MESRYSTKENLEQSIGLLSQKNAQRKSFLRLSTKSTTPKRISLQQSFTPKRVEDEEIRGNDTNTSMRNQFESQSKLLKHDLSDFDTSITLYPGERLSRSFRSAQHEVRDIMLASDKFDLSLREMMEDSASTGLILKSDKPWRKAALKLYHEFLEIIQGHSSEPQIFDTIADFIQNCTDTLQIMRGMQAKVDTIEMSEEEINLENERNTWRLVYCLYQNRLSSHQNFQTKMETDVNENLSEKNVIEALIRNESMIREYQLIIDWLEKNAVDQAETQPKIEHFTDKTIAWENTMHQLHNRQGGIMFGSSRPLVTSLDPDAPIREGKPLHDLDKEDDARLEKRMFIEVRCGRLQRAQELAVHCGQPWRAACLLGWEPYHDPNYNNPLTDTKLPVEGNPNRSLWKLCAWKISQDPRVGQYYRAIYASLCGNLQHLLTVAASWQDELWAYMKCLMDIEVESEVRGVMAKNYISMPDDYWKSKVGLEDIFANLQASKNAVVQSQACKPDHLIQKYLILDQVPQLLEQMRIWIDSGNSINPQFLRFLAHLVLFFRQIGKDDRDQIGDKVLLAYVRVLIEIGDPTLVAFYTATLPQEDQITNFANYLEGVKKGEERKLCLVAAEEANLNVEAITKLVVENVRQKNINLDTNGDLTGKLTESDLEKIDALDWVTFYPSQREEALWQGNALIRYFLTCGKVDAARKAFNKIPADAIEVIMNEHPSLEATLAAMTMTVNISKKTSASIREYLCYKAYLDAQEGFQEWFSHFYQGKPAPLDDLPSYATFTEKVAHDHKKAQYSAELERWKCTMQHHTKAVKQLLFNVLLFPDGGWLVDSSSEKVTGDESTPAMPLRLHQLNRLRSLCIPKITLLLLTVMSDMNEHAECVELSDILASEQYQLYSVFSKDKLREVTGKICESSLALMDQKKDPWGYPR, from the exons atggagtCTCGTTACAGTACTAAAGAAAATTTGGAACAGTCGATAGGTTTGTTGAGTCAGAAAAATGCTCAACGGAAATCGTTTTTGAGGTTAAGCACGAAGAGTACCACTCCTAAACGAATTTCGCTTCAACAATCGTTTACTCCGAAACGTGTAGAAGATGAAGAAATTCGTGGTAACGACACTAACACGTCAATGAGAAATCAATTCGAAAGTCAGTCTAAATTGTTAAAACATGACCTTTCGGATTTCGATACATCAATTACTCTTTACCCAG GCGAGAGACTCTCCAGATCATTCCGTTCCGCACAACATGAAGTCAGAGACATAATGTTGGCTTCTGATAAATTTGATTTAAGTTTGAGGGAGATGATGGAAGATAGCGCATCGACAGGGCTCATACTGAAGTCTGACaaaccctggagaaaagcTGCTCTCAAACTATATCACGAGTTTCTAGAAATTATCCAAGGTCATTCTTCCGAACCTCAAATCTTTGATACAATAGCGgatttcattcaaaattgcACAGATACGCTGCAAATAATGAGAG GTATGCAAGCAAAAGTGGACACCATAGAAATGTCGGAGGAAGAGATAAATTTAGAGAACGAGCGGAACACATGGCGACTTGTCTATTGTCTGTATCAAAATCGCTTATCCTcacatcaaaattttcaaacgaaaatggaaactgatgttaatgaaaatttgtcaGAAAAGAATGTGATAGAAGCTTTGATAAGGAATGAGAGTATGATAAGAGAGTATCAATTGATTATTGAttggttggaaaaaaatgccgtTGATCAAGCTGAAACACAACCAAAAATTGAGCATTTTACGGACAAAACAATTGCTTGGGAAAACACGATGCATCAGTTACACAATCGTCAGGGCGGTATTATGTTTGGTTCATCAAGACCTCTTGTGACTTCTCTTGATCCGGATGCTCCAATCAGAGAGGGCAAGCCATTGCACGATTTAGATAAAGAAGATGATGCTCGACTCGAGAAGAGAATGTTCATCGAG GTCCGATGCGGTCGACTCCAAAGAGCTCAAGAACTCGCTGTGCATTGTGGACAACCATGGCGCGCTGCATGTTTGTTGGGATGGGAACCTTATCATGATCCTAATTACAATAATCCGTTAACCGATACTAAATTGCCGGTCGAAGGAAATCCCAATAGAAGTCTATGGAAACTGTGCGCTTGGAAAATTTCTCAAGATCCTCGAGTTG GTCAATACTATCGAGCAATTTATGCGAGTCTTTGTGGAAATTTGCAACATCTATTGACGGTAGCTGCATCTTGGCAAGACGAGCTTTGGGCATACATGAAATGTTTAATGGATATCGAGGTCGAGAGCGAAGTGCGAGGCGTGATGGCAAAGAATTATATTTCCATGCCTGACGATTATTGGAAATCGAAAGTTGGGCTCGAGGACATATTCGCGAATCTTCAAGCATCGAAAAACGCAGTTGTACAATCACAAGCCTGTAAACCGGACCACTTGATTCAAAAGTATTTGATACTCGATCAAGTGCCTCAGCTTTTGGAGCAAATGCGAATATGGATCGACAGTGGTAATTCAATAAATCCCCAATTTCTCCGGTTCCTCGCACATTTAGTACTATTTTTCCGTCAAATCGGGAAAGACGACAGAGATCAAATCGGAGACAAAGTATTGCTCGCTTACGTCCGAGTTCTCATAGAAATTGGGGATCCCACACTCGTCGCTTTTTACACGGCGACACTCCCCCAAGAGGATCAAATCACGAATTTTGCCAATTATCTCGAGGGTGTGAAAAAAGGCGAGGAGCGCAAGCTCTGTCTCGTAGCTGCCGAAGAAGCCAATTTGAATGTCGAAGCTATTACGAAATTAGTAGTTGAAAATGTGCGACAGAAGAACATCAATCTCGACACGAACGGTGATTTGACAGGAAAGCTGACCGAAAGCGATTTGGAGAAAATTGATGCTTTGGACTGGGTTACGTTTTATCCCAGTCAAAGGGAAGAAGCACTTTGGCAAGGAAACGCTCTCATAAGATATTTCCTCACTTGTGGGAAAGTCGACGCTGCTCGTAAGGCCTTCAACAAG ATACCGGCGGATGCCATTGAAGTGATCATGAACGAGCATCCTTCGTTAGAAGCGACTCTCGCTGCTATGACGATGACGGTCAACATCTCTAAGAAAACTTCGGCTTCGATACGCGAATATCTATGTTACAAAGCGTATCTAGACGCTCAAGAAGGTTTTCAAGAATGGTTTTCGCATTTCTATCAGGGAAAGCCAGCACCTTTGGACGATTTGCCATCGTACGCGACCTTCACCGAGAAAGTTGCTCACGATCATAAGAAAGCTCAGTATAGCGCAGAGCTCGAACGATGGAAATGCACGATGCAACATCATACGAAG GCGGTCAAACAACTGCTGTTCAACGTACTTCTGTTTCCGGATGGTGGTTGGCTAGTAGATTCGTCAAGCGAGAAAGTAACGGGAGACGAATCAACACCGGCAATGCCATTACGATTGCATCAATTGAACAGGCTCCGGAGTCTTTGTATACCGAAAATAACTCTCCTTCTTTTGACGGTGATGTCGGACATGAACGAGCACGCGGAATGCGTCGAACTCTCGGACATTCTTGCTTCGGAGCAGTATCAACTTTACAGTGTATTTTCGAAGGATAAATTACGTGAAGTGACAGGAAAAATATGCGAGTCTTCGCTCGCGTTGATGGACCAAAAGAAGGATCCTTGGGGTTATCCGAGATGA
- the TAF1B gene encoding TATA box-binding protein-associated factor RNA polymerase I subunit B — MPECVICGGTEFYVEAGFYFCQECQTQTQDVREEILDVKYDATTRLRKLRIHSNKTNESQEPLGWTTWEQYNFILLGMVNEFVELGASIDIKLTILQLWAAYLKKLEVAFTSTKQQKVPKLAKKYNKRDAEIIYGKIAERKKKQRRRTGSHTSASSSVSGLQSEDNSTRMMNQQKKRMIAAEYERYVNESSEGEEASVMNQSLYSVQSSTGRSSNRSELRFRFNKAAKKESDKIRRMSMKLPRQIREKFRETYRRSVFCDGPQIMTPMQLWSLIYLALRIHDENIQLGDMLRWAREGHLSYYRLDNLLPPEVTLTRKEVNMLYQRGEIKHKGLRRSIGNLARFLDVWETKKPDLMTLIERYCTELQLPKGIASYAERMMALSPPRMLFNDKTTWFPNYEGRAMAFIVVVLKILFALDGVTEYEISRVVERINKAARAKGLTRSKLFSFCEWQRYIECRRNLLTNVHYPTKLKRASDTPGNSHLFLNYFNAIKARSSHREEPEITSYHHLMPRDLTDAMKNIFEKLDETASPAQKEVEIFPASLTPQYSYLQRMLEHPEKDLPSVLHANFRAMKIGYITEPKTLETLAAHCNINLRIVDAGLHFFDKVIPPYQQPRLPTIQEYNERVQIEQPIKTGTHSEAEVCNDLEEYLHRKGPFVLHIDPSKRDEYMGVFEASEKRRSNSMNNSFDFCFDEVLPNGKLLVINDESSRPVTAIETGNDFETGSNNEPHRIMDFLEKCNFRMSRFEKSTLITTLEGKSIQPRLRKPKPETRRDPSTGKFVRAEASVHEKAAEDTPFRKSNEKISSSMNKKLDEGEANEKDEPDDGKPMRCNGLDSSYNFGLIDDDISVLDETSSESSVENLGENDLPSEKDETETLFRPYTDYWLLRCIFSQTHQANFQDVLKMLPYNFRWLLEECSSIVEMSEEDLYEEIHLVESYFSDVLTPKQNPPASNSYERQEYRSRSHCNYIRKKWIRGSEGESRDWQRQR; from the exons ATGCCTGAGTGCGTGATTTGTGGAGGTACAGAATTTTATGTCGAGGCAGGTTTTTACTTTTGCCAGGAATGTCAAACGCAGACCCAG GATGTACGTGAGGAAATACTAGATGTAAAGTACGATGCCACAACTCGATTAAGAAAGCTGCGAATACATTCCAATAAAACAAATGAATCCC AGGAACCTTTGGGGTGGACAACTTGGGAACAGTACAATTTCATATTGCTTGGTATGGTGAATGAATTTGTAGAGCTGGGAGCCTCCATTGACATAAAACTGACAATCCTACAGCTCTGGGCAGCTTATCTGAAGAAGCTTGAGGTAGCTTTCACATCGACGAAGCAACAAAAAGTCCcaaaattagcaaaaaaatataacaagAG AGATGCTGAAATAATTTATGGAAAAATAGCAGAACGCAAAAAGAAGCAAAGACGACGCACCGGCAGTCACACTAGCGCTTCATCCTCAGTTTCGGGATTGCAAAGTGAAGATAACTCAACTAGGATGATGAATCAACAGAAG AAACGAATGATAGCAGCGGAGTACGAGCGATATGTTAATGAGAGTTCTGAGGGTGAGGAAGCGAGCGTTATGAATCAGAGTTTGTACAGCGTACAGTCGAGCACAGGGAGATCGTCGAACAGATCAGAACTTCG ATTTCGATTTAACAAGGCAGCGAAAAAAGAGTCCGataagataagaagaatgTCAATGAAGTTGCCACgacaaattcgtgaaaagttCCGTGAAACGTACAGACGAAGTGTATTTTGTGATGGGCCGCAAATTATGACGCCTATGCAATTGTGGTCGTTGATTTATCTCGCGCTTCGAATCCACGACGAAAATATCCAGTTGGGAGATATGTTGAG GTGGGCACGAGAAGGACACTTGTCATACTATAGATTGGATAATTTGCTACCACCGGAAGTGACTCTAACGAGAAAGGAAGTAAACATGCTGTATCAAAGGGGAGAAATAAAGCACAAAGGCTTGAGGCGATCGATTGGAAACCTCGCGAGATTTCTGGACGTTtgggaaacgaaaaaaccgGATCTCATGACACTGATAGAGAGATATTGCACCGAGCTGCAGTTGccaa AAGGAATAGCAAGTTACGCAGAACGAATGATGGCATTGTCGCCACCAAGAATGCTGTTTAATGACAAAACAACGTGGTTCCCGAACTACGAAGGCAGAGCGATGGCATTTATCGTCGTAGTGCTGAAAATATTGTTCGCCCTTGATGGAGTCACCGAGTACGAGATCAGTCGAGTAGTTGAAAGGATCAATAA AGCTGCCAGAGCGAAAGGTTTGACCAGATCGAAACTCTTCAGTTTTTGCGAATGGCAACGCTACATCGAGTGTCGTCGGAATCTATTGACGAACGTTCATTATCCAACGAAATTGAAGAGAGCTTCTGACACTCCTGGCAACAGCCATCTGTtcttgaattatttcaatgcTATTAAAGCCAGAAGTAGCCACAGAGAGGAGCCGGAAATCACGTCGTATCATCATCTGATGCCTCGAGATCTCACTGAcgcgatgaaaaatatattcgaaaaattggaCGAGACCGCGAGCCCGGCTCAGAAAGaagtcgaaatatttccagccTCGCTAACACCGCAATATTCCTATTTGCAACGTATGCTGGAACATCCTGAAAAAGATTTACCGTCCGTATTACACGCGAATTTCAGAgcaatgaaaattggttatataaCAGAGCCAAAAAC gcTTGAAACTTTGGCTGCGCATTGCAATATCAATCTGAGGATCGTCGACGCCGGATTACACTTTTTCGATAAAGTTATACCTCCTTATCAGCAACCGAGGCTTCCAACTATTCAAGAATATAACGAAAGAGTACAAATTGAGCAGCCAATCAAAACTGGAACTCATTCTgaagctgaagtttgcaacgatCTCGAAGAATATCTTCATCGCAAAGGTCCCTTCGTTCTTCACATCGATCCATCGAAACGTGACGAGTACATGGGAGTTTTCGAAGCTTCGGAAAAACGTCGTTCAAACTCGATGAACAATTCCttcgatttttgtttcgaCGAAGTATTACCAAATGGCAAGCTTCTAGTGATCAATGACGAAAGTTCCCGGCCTGTGACTGCGATAGAGACTGGCAATGATTTTGAAACCGGCAGCAATAACGAACCCCATCGAATAATGGATTTTCTTGAAAAGTGCAACTTCCGTATGTCGAGGTTCGAAAAGTCCACGCTAATTACGACTTTGGAGGGCAAGTCCATACAGCCTCGACTTCGTAAACCAAAACCTGAAACAAGGCGAGACCCTTCAACGGGAAAATTCGTCCGGGCTGAGGCTTCAGTTCATGAAAAAGCTGCGGAAGACACTCCATTCAGAAAATCGAACGAGAAGATATCGTCTTCAATGAATAAGAAACTTGACGAGGGCGAAGCTAACGAAAAGGATGAGCCTGACGACGGAAAGCCCATGCGCTGCAACGGTTTGGATTCGAGTTACAATTTTGGACTGATCGACGACGACATATCCGTGTTAGACGAGACCAGTTCGGAATCATCCGTAGAAAATCTGGGGGAAAATGATTTGCCGAGTGAGAAAGATGAAACAGAAACTTTGTTCAGACCGTACACCGACTACTGGCTATTACGTTGTATATTCAGTCAAACCCATCAAGCGAATTTCCAAGACGTTTTAAAAATGCTTCCTTACAACTTTCGTTGGCTTTTGGAGGAGTGCAGCAGTATCGTCGAGATGTCAGAAGAGGATCTTTACGAGGAAATTCATTTAGTCGAATCGTATTTCTCTGATGTATTGACACCGAAACAAAATCCACCAGCAAGCAACAGCTACGAACGTCAGGAATATCGATCGCGCTCTCACTGCAATTACATCAGAAAAAAGTG GATTCGAGGAAGCGAGGGGGAGAGTAGAGACTGGCAGAGACAGCGATAG